taaatcatagtaaaaaaaaccattacatattttattttgcttATCTTTAACAAAAACTATTTTAGGGAGGAAAAAGTAGTGACAATGGGCTCTATATTGGGCTAGAGCCGATGAAGTGGATGGTTCGGTTTCCAATTGAAGTTGTTTGCTACGCGCTATTCTCAACTGGTTCTGCTTTGCCCTTTCGCCGTtaggttttaatttttgaaaagcgAAACCAAAACGAAGCTTAGAACTTGGAACCACACAACAAATGGAGATGGAGACGGAGTTTACCCAGAAACCTTTTCAAGTAGACATGGGAAATCTTTTGGCTTTTAACCCTTTTCATAACTTTCCTTCTCTCCCCACTTCCAGGTTCACCCTTTTTGTCTTTTATAATTATAGTTTTGTATTAAGTTGCTTCAAAGATGTGAAATTTATGATGCAATGGAGATTGtaatttgattataaaatttcaattaactGGGTATACTTTAGAATTTGGACACTTGGTTTAGTTAGTCGTTTCAAAGCATAAATTGTCCTCTGTACATTCCTTGTTCTTTATGAAAAATTtatgttcttttttctttatctTATGTCTACTGGCCAATATGTTTAGGGATGAGCTAGTTAAGGAATGTATACAGGAGGGCACCAAGTTAGTTCAAGCAATTGCAGATAGTGTTTTTAACTTACCTTCAACTGAAGATGCGGATGGACCGCTTGTTAAGCTGCCTACCCCAACAACAAAACTTCCTAGGGAGAAGCATGTAAGCTTAGCCTCTTATTTAATATATCCTAGCaatgaatttgtattttatttagtTGTTCATTTGCATACAAAGGTATAGTTTGGAAGATGCCTTGAAACCTGAAAGGCTGTATTGTGCTTGTGTTTTCAGCTTCCGAAGCCTAAACCTCCCACAAAATGGGAAGAGTTTGCCAAAAAGAAAGGTAATTCGTTTCATCTATCATCTGAAGTTTTCATGGCTATTTTAGAATTTTGAGTTAAATCTCATTTTCCATTGTCCGAAGATTCGCTGTTTTTGCTTCTTCTCATTTGAAACATCTTGTAGGTATAACGAAACGTAAAAAGGACAAAGTTTTATGGGATGAACAGACTGGTACATGGAAACGCCGTTTTGGTTATGATCGTGTCAATGATGATAAAGATATACCCATCATCGAGGCCAAGATGACTGATGGTGAGGATTTAATGGGTTGTTTCCTTGGAAGAAATATAATTGACTTTTAAACCGTAATTGCTATTAAAATTCAATGTAAATGGTATTTTtagataataaaatagaaatagttTACAAGTAGCAATGGGACATAGTTGAATAATTTGATTTCGTTGACCCTGATTGTTGCTTTTTGCAGAGCCAGGAGTGGATCCTTTTGCTAAAAGGCAAGATGACAAGAAGAAACGAGTTGAGAAACAAGAGAAGAATCGCCTCCAAAACTTGAAACAAGCTGCAAAAATTGGTGCCTTGCCAAGGTTTTGCCTATCCATTGTAGTTTTCTTTACGTAGAATCGCCACTGTTATCTTCAATAAGAATCAACTTAATCATATTTGAGACAGTATTGGCATCAATAAGtctcattttagcttaatcttcTTCTGACATTGTTATCCTGCTTTAACCTCTATTGTCCTATTCTTTGATACCATTCCATTATAACCTAACAATTACGTCATTAGTAGTTTAGGTGTTAGACCATGACTTCAGATTATGCGTATAGGAATTTCTTATAAACATCAATGAATTTGAAGTcaacttttattattttccataACCATCATTTCTCATCCAAACTGCTCTAGTTCCTGATGGGAAAGTTCCGATATTTACTTTAGCTTGCATTAAACAACTAGATCTTTGGTTCAGTTTAATTTCAATgctcttcatttatttatttttgctggTTTGACTTTAAATGGTTTGCTGCAGCCATGTTCAACTTGCTGCTACAGCCCTGCCCATAACGGGAACCCAAGCTCCACCGAAGAAAGTTACTAAAGATGAATTAGGAAATGTAGCTGGGATGGCCGCGACTTCTACAGCCAGTGGTGGGAAATTTGATAGGAAGTTGCCAGGAGAAAAGCCTGCTAAAAAGCAAGGAAAGCATCGCAAGGTTTTCATTCTTGGTCTTCACCTTAGTGTAAATATTTCTCATGAATTATAATGGCATGTTGTAATATGGTCTTTTCTACTTTTGTTAGTTCTTACCCGTTGTTGAAGGATCAGGGATAGGCTCACGAGAGAAGGAACAAACTGAGAATGTTCTAAATAAGCTAATATCTAAGCATTCCCATGAGATACTCAATGTTGACAAGGTAATTGAGCTATAAATTGTTGGGTTCCAAATGGAAATTCTTTGTTCATCTGAGATGAccttttttttggtttaaaaaaacTCAGGCAGTTACAATGTATAATgtgaagaaagagaagaaagctAGGAATAAAAGAAATCGAGAAGGGAAGTTGTCATCGGCCAGAAACAAGTTGAAACCGAAAAAGCAACTACATAAGAAGAATGGAAAGAAAGGACCAGGATCTTCAAAGAAAGGGAAGGCAAAATGAACTTATCAATCGGTCAACGTTTCGGTAGGCTTGTAGAGATTTGGGTTAATACAACCATAATTTTGTGTGCTTTGAGCAAGAGAGTTTTATTTACCAAATCTTCTATTTCTTAAGTCAGGTTTAAATTTTTG
The sequence above is drawn from the Gossypium hirsutum isolate 1008001.06 chromosome A05, Gossypium_hirsutum_v2.1, whole genome shotgun sequence genome and encodes:
- the LOC107907271 gene encoding ribosome biogenesis regulatory protein homolog; this translates as MEMETEFTQKPFQVDMGNLLAFNPFHNFPSLPTSRDELVKECIQEGTKLVQAIADSVFNLPSTEDADGPLVKLPTPTTKLPREKHLPKPKPPTKWEEFAKKKGITKRKKDKVLWDEQTGTWKRRFGYDRVNDDKDIPIIEAKMTDEPGVDPFAKRQDDKKKRVEKQEKNRLQNLKQAAKIGALPSHVQLAATALPITGTQAPPKKVTKDELGNVAGMAATSTASGGKFDRKLPGEKPAKKQGKHRKFLPVVEGSGIGSREKEQTENVLNKLISKHSHEILNVDKAVTMYNVKKEKKARNKRNREGKLSSARNKLKPKKQLHKKNGKKGPGSSKKGKAK